From a single Sphingomonas oryzagri genomic region:
- a CDS encoding transferrin receptor-like dimerization domain-containing protein codes for MTFGKILAGAALASLAFGQVAAAPIGTQAAEAKLDASVSSADQLAWLKDFSSAPNHVGSPHDKQNADATLALFRSWGWDAHVEVFHVLYPTPISTTLELITPQKVTLGGQEPPVAGDPTSAETKDALPPYVAYQGDGDVTAPVVYVNYGMPDDYEALARRGIDVKGKIVLARYGAGWRGLKPKLAQEHGAVGCLIYSDPANDGYAHWDSYPDGGGRPDHGVQRGSVQDMTTYPGDPLTPGVGATEGAKRLTREQAVTLLKIPTLPISWSDASKIIAGLQGPVVTGKQRGGLGQAYHWGGTPAVTVHLAVKSDWSLKPLYDVIATLKGAKRPDEWVIRANHRDGWVFGAADPLTGHGAMLSEAKALGSLYKSGWRPDRTIVYASWDGEEPGLLGSTEWAETHADELQKKAVVYINTDNSVRGVLEAEASHDLQHFVNQAARDVTDPETGSTVQERQRADILASDYDGDGEADAVKAAKAGGDLLVGPLGSGSDYSAFLQHLGIPSINLGFGGEDASGGSYHSVYDSYTHVTKFDDPGLVYGAALSKLVGRMVLRAADADVGPARYSDLAATVARYVTEVKKLADTQREKDKAREELTAEGDFKLASNVLDPTTAPAPKQATPLIDFAALEKASDHLARAAGAADGVLAKADTLPPATRAALDAQLRGIDQLMLSPDGLPGRPWYRNLIYAPGTLTGYGAKTLPGIREAIEQRRFADAVAYVAKTAAVLDAYAGRLDAAVKGAKP; via the coding sequence ATGACCTTCGGAAAGATCCTCGCCGGCGCGGCCCTCGCGTCGCTGGCGTTCGGCCAAGTCGCAGCGGCGCCGATCGGCACGCAAGCCGCCGAAGCCAAGCTCGACGCCTCGGTGTCGAGCGCGGACCAGCTCGCCTGGCTCAAGGATTTCTCCTCCGCCCCCAACCATGTCGGCAGCCCCCACGACAAGCAGAATGCCGACGCCACCCTCGCCTTGTTCAGGAGCTGGGGCTGGGACGCGCATGTCGAGGTCTTCCACGTCCTCTACCCCACGCCGATCTCGACCACGCTCGAGCTGATCACGCCACAGAAGGTCACGCTCGGCGGGCAGGAGCCGCCGGTCGCCGGCGATCCCACCTCGGCCGAGACGAAGGACGCGCTGCCTCCCTACGTCGCCTATCAGGGCGACGGCGACGTCACCGCGCCCGTCGTCTACGTCAATTACGGCATGCCCGACGATTACGAGGCGCTGGCGCGGCGCGGCATCGACGTGAAGGGCAAGATCGTGCTGGCCCGCTACGGCGCCGGCTGGCGCGGCCTCAAGCCCAAGCTGGCGCAGGAACATGGCGCGGTCGGCTGCCTGATCTATTCCGATCCGGCAAACGACGGCTACGCGCACTGGGACAGCTATCCGGATGGCGGCGGCCGCCCCGATCACGGCGTCCAGCGCGGCTCCGTGCAGGACATGACCACCTATCCGGGCGACCCGCTGACGCCCGGCGTCGGCGCGACCGAGGGGGCGAAGCGCCTTACCCGCGAACAGGCGGTCACCCTCCTCAAGATCCCCACGCTGCCCATCTCGTGGAGCGACGCGTCGAAGATCATCGCCGGCCTGCAGGGTCCGGTGGTCACCGGCAAGCAGCGCGGTGGGCTGGGGCAGGCCTATCACTGGGGCGGCACGCCGGCGGTCACCGTGCATCTGGCGGTGAAGTCCGACTGGTCACTGAAGCCGCTGTACGACGTGATCGCGACGCTGAAGGGCGCGAAGCGGCCCGACGAATGGGTGATCCGCGCCAACCATCGCGACGGCTGGGTGTTCGGCGCCGCCGATCCGCTGACCGGCCACGGCGCGATGCTGTCCGAAGCGAAGGCGCTGGGCAGCCTCTACAAGAGCGGCTGGCGCCCCGATCGCACCATCGTCTACGCCAGCTGGGACGGCGAGGAACCGGGCCTGCTCGGCTCGACCGAATGGGCCGAGACCCACGCCGACGAGCTGCAGAAGAAGGCGGTCGTCTACATCAACACCGACAACAGCGTGCGCGGCGTGCTGGAAGCGGAGGCGAGCCACGACCTCCAGCATTTCGTCAACCAGGCCGCGCGCGACGTGACCGATCCGGAGACCGGCTCCACCGTGCAGGAGCGCCAGCGCGCCGACATCCTTGCGTCCGATTATGACGGCGACGGCGAGGCGGACGCGGTGAAGGCGGCGAAAGCGGGCGGCGACCTGCTGGTCGGCCCGCTCGGCTCCGGCTCCGATTATTCGGCCTTCCTCCAGCATCTCGGCATCCCGTCGATCAATCTCGGCTTCGGGGGCGAGGATGCGTCAGGCGGCTCCTACCACTCGGTCTATGACAGCTACACGCATGTCACGAAGTTCGATGATCCGGGCCTCGTCTATGGCGCGGCGCTGTCGAAGCTGGTCGGCCGCATGGTGCTGCGCGCGGCCGACGCGGATGTCGGCCCGGCGCGCTATTCCGATCTCGCGGCGACGGTCGCGCGCTACGTGACCGAGGTGAAGAAGCTCGCCGACACCCAGCGCGAGAAGGACAAGGCGCGCGAGGAGCTGACCGCTGAGGGCGACTTCAAGCTCGCCTCCAACGTGCTCGACCCGACCACCGCGCCGGCGCCCAAGCAGGCCACCCCGCTGATCGATTTCGCCGCGCTGGAGAAGGCGTCCGACCATCTCGCCCGCGCGGCCGGCGCCGCCGACGGCGTGCTCGCCAAGGCCGACACGCTGCCGCCCGCCACCCGCGCGGCGCTCGACGCGCAACTGCGCGGGATCGACCAGCTGATGCTGTCGCCGGACGGCCTTCCCGGCCGCCCCTGGTATCGCAACCTGATCTACGCGCCGGGCACGCTCACCGGCTACGGCGCCAAGACGCTGCCGGGCATCCGCGAGGCGATCGAGCAGCGCCGCTTCGCCGACGCGGTGGCCTATGTCGCGAAGACGGCGGCGGTGCTCGACGCCTATGCCGGCCGGCTCGACGCGGCCGTGAAGGGCGCGAAGCCGTGA
- a CDS encoding ribonucleoside-diphosphate reductase subunit alpha, producing the protein MDLSGSETSMTDATILDAQASHVSAPEAEAETGTQGVRRKPYPLEVDHSRDALLTDFGKETLNDRYLLPGESYQDLFVRVASAYADDAEHAQRLYDYISRLWFMPATPVLSNGGTGRGLPISCFLNSVPDSLEGIVDTWNENVWLASRGGGIGTYWGNVRGIGEPVGLNGKTSGIIPFVRVMDSLTLAISQGSLRRGSAACYLDISHPEIEEFLEIRKTSGDFNRKALNLHHGVLITDEFMEAVRNGTEFELKSPKDGSRRGEVNARALFQKLVEVRLATGEPYIVFADTVNRTMPKFQRDVGLKVSTSNLCSEITLPTGRDQFGKDRTAVCCLSSLNLETWDQWNGDARFIEDVMRFLDNVLQDFIDRAEPSMARAVYSASRERSVGLGVMGYHSFLQARGLGFESAMAKSWNMKMFRHIRAKADEASMLLAHERGPCPDAADQGVMERFSCKMAIAPTASISIICGGTSACIEPIPANIYTHKTLSGSFSIKNPYLQKLLAAKSKDSDAVWNTILEKGGSVQHLDFLSQDEKDAYKTSFEIDQRWLIELAADRAPYIDQAQSLNLFIPADVEKWDLLMLHFRAWEMGIKSLYYLRSKSVQRAGFAGGVEADNTIDLKQVDASETDYDECLACQ; encoded by the coding sequence ATGGACCTTTCGGGTAGCGAGACGAGCATGACCGACGCCACCATTCTGGACGCCCAGGCCTCCCACGTTTCGGCCCCGGAGGCGGAAGCCGAAACCGGCACGCAGGGCGTGCGGCGTAAGCCCTATCCGCTCGAGGTCGATCACAGCCGCGACGCGCTCCTCACCGATTTCGGCAAGGAGACGCTGAACGACCGCTACCTGCTGCCCGGCGAGAGCTATCAGGATCTGTTCGTACGTGTCGCGTCCGCTTACGCCGACGATGCCGAGCACGCCCAGCGGCTCTACGATTACATCTCGCGCCTGTGGTTCATGCCGGCGACGCCCGTATTGTCCAACGGCGGCACCGGGCGCGGCCTGCCCATCTCCTGCTTCCTGAACAGCGTTCCGGACAGCCTGGAGGGCATCGTCGACACCTGGAACGAGAATGTCTGGCTCGCCTCGCGCGGCGGCGGCATCGGCACCTATTGGGGCAATGTCCGCGGCATCGGCGAGCCGGTCGGGCTCAACGGCAAGACCAGCGGCATCATCCCCTTCGTGCGCGTGATGGACTCGCTCACGCTCGCCATCAGCCAGGGTTCGCTGCGCCGTGGTTCGGCCGCCTGCTACCTCGACATCTCGCACCCCGAGATCGAGGAGTTCCTCGAGATCCGCAAGACGTCGGGCGACTTCAACCGCAAGGCGCTCAACCTTCACCACGGCGTGCTGATCACCGACGAGTTCATGGAGGCCGTGCGCAACGGCACCGAGTTCGAGCTGAAGTCGCCCAAGGACGGTTCGCGTCGCGGTGAAGTGAACGCCCGCGCGCTGTTCCAGAAGCTGGTCGAGGTCCGCCTCGCCACCGGCGAGCCGTACATCGTGTTCGCCGACACGGTGAACCGCACCATGCCGAAGTTCCAGCGCGACGTGGGCCTCAAGGTCTCGACCTCGAACCTCTGCTCGGAAATCACCCTGCCGACCGGCCGTGACCAGTTCGGCAAGGACCGCACCGCCGTCTGCTGCCTGTCCTCGCTCAACCTCGAGACGTGGGACCAGTGGAACGGCGACGCGCGCTTCATCGAGGACGTGATGCGCTTCCTCGACAATGTGCTGCAGGATTTCATCGACCGTGCCGAGCCGAGCATGGCGCGCGCCGTCTACAGCGCCAGCCGCGAACGTTCGGTCGGCCTCGGCGTGATGGGCTATCACAGCTTCCTGCAGGCGCGCGGCCTCGGCTTCGAGAGCGCGATGGCGAAGAGCTGGAACATGAAGATGTTCCGCCACATCCGCGCCAAGGCGGACGAGGCCTCGATGCTGCTCGCCCACGAGCGGGGCCCTTGCCCCGACGCCGCCGATCAGGGCGTGATGGAGCGTTTCTCCTGCAAGATGGCGATCGCGCCGACCGCGTCGATCTCGATCATCTGCGGCGGCACCTCGGCCTGCATCGAGCCGATCCCGGCCAACATCTACACGCACAAGACGCTGTCCGGCAGCTTCTCGATCAAGAACCCGTACCTGCAGAAGCTGCTCGCCGCGAAGAGCAAGGACAGCGACGCGGTGTGGAATACGATCCTCGAGAAGGGCGGCTCGGTCCAGCATCTCGACTTCCTGAGCCAGGACGAGAAGGACGCCTACAAGACCAGCTTCGAGATCGATCAGCGCTGGCTGATCGAGCTCGCCGCTGATCGCGCGCCCTATATCGATCAGGCGCAGTCGCTGAACCTGTTCATCCCGGCCGACGTCGAGAAGTGGGATCTGCTGATGCTCCACTTCCGCGCGTGGGAGATGGGCATCAAGTCGCTCTACTACCTGCGCTCCAAGTCGGTGCAGCGCGCCGGCTTCGCGGGCGGCGTCGAGGCCGACAACACGATCGACCTGAAGCAGGTCGACGCGTCGGAAACCGATTACGACGAATGCCTCGCCTGCCAGTGA
- a CDS encoding MarR family winged helix-turn-helix transcriptional regulator has translation MAVLKFEDCATNRAPGRLLRRIDRLMAAYVASRFESLDISFLQWIALKVIRDGAATTAGELSRELAITTGATTRLIDVLENKGLVERDRGKADRRVVHLAVTAKGAEEVVTLQHHVVDAWNEVLADFDQDEVDRTVDALVQVLAAAERVVGAANFREITE, from the coding sequence ATGGCCGTTCTCAAGTTCGAGGATTGCGCGACAAACCGGGCGCCCGGACGGTTGCTCCGGCGGATCGACCGCCTGATGGCGGCCTATGTGGCGTCGCGTTTCGAGTCGCTCGACATCAGTTTCCTGCAGTGGATCGCGCTCAAGGTGATCCGCGACGGCGCCGCCACCACGGCGGGCGAGCTGTCGCGCGAGCTGGCGATCACGACGGGCGCGACGACGCGGCTGATCGACGTGCTGGAAAATAAGGGGCTGGTCGAGCGCGATCGCGGCAAGGCCGACCGGCGGGTCGTGCATCTCGCGGTCACCGCCAAGGGGGCGGAGGAAGTCGTGACCCTCCAGCATCATGTGGTGGACGCCTGGAACGAGGTGCTCGCCGATTTCGATCAGGACGAGGTGGATCGCACGGTGGATGCGCTGGTCCAGGTCCTCGCGGCCGCGGAGCGCGTCGTCGGCGCGGCGAATTTCAGGGAGATTACCGAATGA
- a CDS encoding oxidoreductase, translated as MSDDTPVWFISGCSTGFGRELARLVLEQGRRAVITARGRDRVADLAALAPDRALALDLDVTDQSQINAAVEAAHTHFGRIDVLVNNAGYGYQTSIEEGEEPRIRAQFDANVFGLFALTRAVLPIMRAQKSGHIINITSVGGLLGFASSGYYSATKHAIEGWSDSLKVEVDPLGIAVTCVEPGPFRTDWAGRSLEQTKSHIDDYADTAAKRMADTSGYSGSQPGDPVRAAQIMIDIALKPDAPRHLVLGKFGYETVTAKMRERLAEIESLRDTALAADFPDA; from the coding sequence ATGTCCGACGACACCCCCGTCTGGTTCATTTCCGGCTGCTCGACCGGCTTCGGCCGCGAGCTCGCGCGTCTGGTGCTCGAACAGGGCCGCCGCGCCGTGATCACCGCGCGCGGGCGCGACCGGGTCGCCGATCTCGCCGCCCTCGCCCCCGATCGCGCGCTGGCGCTCGATCTCGACGTCACCGATCAAAGCCAGATCAACGCCGCCGTCGAGGCCGCGCACACCCATTTCGGCCGCATCGACGTGCTGGTGAACAATGCCGGCTACGGTTACCAGACCAGCATCGAGGAAGGCGAGGAGCCGCGCATCCGTGCGCAGTTCGACGCCAACGTCTTCGGCCTGTTCGCGCTCACCCGCGCGGTGCTGCCGATCATGCGCGCACAGAAGAGCGGCCACATCATCAACATCACCTCGGTCGGCGGGCTGCTCGGCTTCGCCAGTTCGGGCTATTATTCGGCGACCAAGCACGCGATCGAGGGTTGGTCGGATTCACTCAAGGTCGAGGTCGATCCGCTCGGCATCGCGGTCACCTGCGTCGAGCCGGGGCCGTTCCGCACCGACTGGGCCGGCCGTTCGCTGGAGCAGACCAAGAGCCATATCGACGATTATGCCGACACGGCGGCGAAGCGGATGGCCGACACCAGCGGTTATAGCGGCTCCCAGCCGGGCGATCCGGTGCGCGCCGCGCAGATCATGATCGACATCGCGCTGAAGCCCGACGCACCACGCCACCTCGTGCTCGGCAAGTTCGGCTACGAGACGGTGACGGCGAAGATGAGGGAGCGCCTCGCCGAGATCGAAAGCCTGCGCGATACCGCTCTGGCGGCCGACTTTCCGGATGCCTGA
- a CDS encoding FAD-containing oxidoreductase, with amino-acid sequence MSARRFDAIVVGAGQAGPSLAGRLHDAGMRVAIVERHLVGGTCVNTGCKPTKTLVASAYAAHLARRAADYGVAIDGTIGIDMPAVTRRVQKVAIDSRHGNEQWLAGMTNLTLIREHARFVGPDTMRVGGEEISAPRIFLNVGGRASIPDFPGVDEIDYLTNSSILHLQEVPEHLIVVGGSYIGLEFAQSYARLGAKVTVIEKGPRIVAREDEDVSAAILDILSREGIAFRLNAECIRFAKHDQGIAAGVNCTNGDPQVIGSHVLIAVGRRPNTDDLGLDAAGVKTDERGYIRVSDRLETNVPGIWAMGDCNGRGAFTHTAYNDFEIVAENMLDGADRKATDRVPCYGLFVDPPLGRCGMGEAEAIAKGHAIKVGKRAMTRVGRAVEKGEALGFMKIVVDADTDKILGGAILGPGGDEAIHSILDMMALGQTADRLRRTVHIHPTVAELIPTIAGELKPKE; translated from the coding sequence ATGAGTGCCCGCCGGTTCGATGCGATCGTCGTGGGTGCCGGCCAGGCCGGCCCCTCCCTCGCCGGCCGCCTCCACGATGCCGGGATGCGCGTCGCGATCGTCGAGCGCCACCTTGTCGGTGGCACCTGCGTCAACACCGGCTGCAAGCCGACCAAGACACTGGTCGCCTCCGCCTATGCCGCCCACCTCGCGCGCCGCGCCGCCGATTATGGGGTGGCGATCGACGGCACGATCGGCATCGACATGCCCGCCGTCACCCGCCGCGTGCAGAAGGTCGCGATCGACAGCCGCCACGGCAACGAACAGTGGCTGGCGGGCATGACAAACCTGACGCTGATCCGCGAACACGCCCGCTTCGTCGGCCCCGACACGATGCGGGTCGGCGGGGAGGAGATCAGCGCGCCGCGCATCTTCCTCAACGTCGGTGGGCGGGCGAGCATCCCCGATTTCCCCGGTGTGGACGAGATCGATTACCTCACCAACAGCTCCATCCTCCATCTTCAGGAGGTGCCCGAGCATCTGATCGTGGTCGGCGGCTCTTATATCGGGCTGGAATTCGCCCAGTCCTACGCCCGGCTCGGCGCGAAGGTGACGGTGATCGAGAAAGGCCCGCGCATCGTCGCGCGCGAGGACGAGGACGTCTCGGCCGCGATCCTCGACATCCTGAGCAGGGAAGGCATCGCCTTCCGCCTCAACGCCGAGTGCATCCGCTTCGCGAAACACGACCAGGGAATCGCGGCCGGCGTGAACTGCACGAACGGCGATCCGCAGGTCATCGGCAGCCATGTGCTGATCGCGGTCGGCCGCCGGCCCAACACCGACGATCTCGGCCTCGACGCCGCCGGGGTCAAAACCGACGAACGCGGCTATATCCGGGTGAGCGACAGGCTGGAGACCAATGTCCCCGGCATCTGGGCGATGGGCGACTGCAACGGGCGCGGCGCCTTCACCCACACCGCCTACAACGATTTCGAGATCGTCGCGGAGAACATGCTCGACGGCGCCGACCGCAAGGCGACCGACCGCGTGCCCTGCTACGGCCTGTTCGTCGATCCCCCGCTCGGCCGCTGCGGCATGGGTGAGGCCGAGGCGATCGCCAAGGGCCACGCGATCAAGGTCGGCAAGCGCGCCATGACCCGCGTCGGCCGCGCGGTGGAGAAAGGCGAGGCGCTGGGCTTCATGAAGATCGTGGTGGACGCCGATACGGACAAGATTCTCGGCGGCGCGATCCTGGGGCCGGGTGGCGACGAGGCGATCCACTCGATCCTCGACATGATGGCGCTCGGTCAGACGGCGGATCGCCTGCGCCGCACCGTCCACATCCACCCGACGGTGGCCGAACTGATCCCCACGATCGCGGGCGAGTTGAAACCGAAGGAGTAA